A section of the Roseivirga sp. BDSF3-8 genome encodes:
- a CDS encoding ABC transporter ATP-binding protein, with translation MIKIEDITKSFSGKEVLKGISGEFKKGVVNQIIGASGTGKSVLLKCIVGLIPPDSGHVYYNDRNFTKADRDLKVEIRREIGMLFQGSALFDSKTVEQNVMFPLDILTTMSKDDKLERVNFVLQRVGLENVNKKMPSEISGGMKKRVGIARAIVNEDVNYLFCDEPNSGLDPQTSIVIDELIAEITKELDVTTVVVTHDMNSVMGWGEHIIFLANGHKVWEGSKEQIMFSDVEELNNFVFASKVMQALKNSPNFDPKET, from the coding sequence ATGATCAAAATAGAAGACATAACGAAAAGCTTTAGTGGCAAGGAAGTACTAAAGGGCATAAGCGGTGAGTTTAAGAAGGGTGTGGTCAACCAGATCATTGGCGCCAGTGGTACCGGTAAGAGTGTGCTGCTGAAGTGCATCGTGGGACTGATTCCCCCTGACTCAGGGCACGTATATTATAATGATCGCAACTTCACTAAAGCCGATCGTGATCTGAAAGTGGAAATTCGCCGGGAGATAGGGATGCTTTTTCAGGGTAGTGCACTTTTCGATTCAAAAACGGTAGAGCAAAATGTGATGTTTCCACTGGACATTCTCACAACCATGAGTAAGGATGATAAGCTGGAACGCGTAAACTTTGTCCTACAGCGCGTTGGCCTGGAGAATGTCAATAAAAAAATGCCCAGTGAGATTAGCGGAGGTATGAAAAAGCGGGTGGGTATAGCCCGCGCCATCGTCAATGAAGATGTAAACTACCTATTTTGTGATGAGCCTAACTCCGGCCTCGACCCGCAGACAAGTATCGTAATCGATGAGCTTATTGCCGAAATTACCAAAGAGCTGGATGTGACCACCGTTGTAGTTACTCATGACATGAATTCTGTAATGGGCTGGGGAGAACATATCATATTTTTGGCTAATGGCCATAAGGTATGGGAGGGTAGCAAGGAGCAGATCATGTTTAGTGATGTGGAAGAGCTTAACAACTTTGTCTTTGCCAGTAAAGTGATGCAAGCTCTGAAAAACTCACCTAACTTTGATCCCAAGGAAACATGA
- a CDS encoding DUF5996 family protein, whose product MNKTAYALPELPLGEWEESKMTLHLYFRIVGKVRMALMPRKNHWWFITLYASSKGFTTGTIPYNGEAFEVIFNVIDHQLGINTSWAGSEAFPLKVELSVAEFYHAFFRSLDNLGIKATIQDRPYDLPVKKPFSEINEYRSYQKEYVTRFWKIMLWVTDVFKEFSGRFYGKTCPVHIYWHHMDLAVTRFSGKRAPAMLAEARISDKAAYSHENISFGFWAGDEEVRSPAFYSYTYPSPDGLDKQPLQPGQASWQDSNGSPMALLMYDDLRAEADPRQALLDFLESAYQAGANLAGWDVSALTVPPLSDL is encoded by the coding sequence ATGAATAAGACCGCCTACGCTCTACCAGAACTACCCTTAGGGGAGTGGGAAGAGAGCAAGATGACCTTACACCTTTATTTTCGAATTGTAGGGAAAGTAAGGATGGCATTGATGCCTCGTAAAAATCATTGGTGGTTTATTACACTTTATGCTTCATCCAAGGGCTTCACTACCGGAACTATTCCATACAATGGGGAAGCTTTCGAGGTTATATTTAATGTTATCGATCATCAGTTGGGGATCAATACGAGTTGGGCCGGTAGTGAAGCGTTTCCCTTAAAGGTCGAATTAAGTGTGGCCGAATTTTATCATGCCTTTTTCAGAAGTCTTGACAATCTAGGAATAAAAGCTACTATTCAGGACCGACCATATGACCTTCCTGTTAAAAAGCCTTTTTCTGAAATAAATGAATATCGTTCGTATCAGAAGGAGTATGTGACCCGATTTTGGAAAATTATGCTTTGGGTCACAGATGTGTTTAAAGAGTTCAGTGGCAGGTTTTATGGAAAGACATGCCCGGTGCATATCTATTGGCATCATATGGACCTGGCTGTTACCCGTTTTTCAGGAAAAAGAGCTCCTGCTATGCTTGCTGAAGCAAGGATTTCTGATAAAGCTGCCTATTCTCATGAAAATATAAGCTTTGGTTTTTGGGCTGGTGACGAAGAGGTTCGCTCACCGGCATTTTATAGTTATACATATCCTTCACCGGATGGGCTGGACAAGCAGCCACTGCAACCTGGCCAGGCATCATGGCAGGATAGTAATGGAAGTCCTATGGCTCTGCTAATGTATGATGATCTGCGGGCAGAAGCAGACCCCCGGCAGGCTCTGCTTGATTTTTTAGAGAGCGCGTATCAGGCAGGGGCCAATCTTGCAGGCTGGGACGTATCAGCACTGACAGTTCCTCCACTGTCTGATCTATAA
- a CDS encoding MerR family transcriptional regulator, producing MPYKEKEIEKKYYTIGEVADIFGVATSLIRFWESEFDTIRPKKNRKGNRQFTKEDIESIRLIYHLVKEKGFTLQGAKDMLKNNVGKVKDRMELIESLEKVKGFLVDLRKKLP from the coding sequence GTGCCCTACAAAGAGAAAGAAATAGAAAAGAAGTACTACACCATCGGCGAAGTGGCCGATATTTTCGGTGTAGCCACCTCACTCATCCGCTTCTGGGAGAGTGAATTCGATACTATTCGCCCGAAAAAGAATCGGAAAGGTAACCGCCAGTTTACTAAGGAAGACATTGAAAGCATACGGCTCATTTATCATCTAGTAAAAGAAAAGGGCTTTACCTTACAAGGAGCAAAAGACATGCTTAAAAACAACGTGGGAAAAGTTAAAGACCGGATGGAACTGATAGAATCCCTCGAAAAGGTAAAAGGCTTTCTTGTAGATCTTCGTAAAAAACTCCCCTAA
- the dprA gene encoding DNA-processing protein DprA: protein MLQPANVHEVALTLVPGLGPRLIRQLLSYAGSAENVFALPVAKLIKVPGIGRQTAENILKYKNTSLAEEVLEKAEKNETSVLPFTHPSYPLQLRQIPDFPPLLYTRGDGALDFSRSVAIVGTRHATAYGKSVAEELVEALVPYSPVIVSGLAYGIDIAAHKASLKYGLPTYGVLASGTDIIYPAVHKQIARDMLTSGGLLSENPPGTKPDAHRFPARNRIIAGLAQVIVVVEAAKRGGALITARLGQDYNREVLAVPGNIGQVYSEGCHKLIRENVAGICTCAEDIVNQLGWLHSGSETTQAVTLDLSNFNEKEQKVITLLSENKFEMDLDDLCVRTKMRVSEMASVLLSLELQGLVSPLPGRRYRLKLAITGTAQTSLFV, encoded by the coding sequence ATGTTACAGCCAGCTAACGTCCATGAGGTCGCCCTGACTCTTGTGCCCGGTCTTGGACCAAGACTTATCCGCCAGCTACTTAGCTATGCCGGTTCAGCAGAAAATGTGTTTGCACTGCCGGTAGCTAAACTCATAAAAGTGCCAGGAATAGGCAGGCAAACAGCCGAAAATATACTAAAATATAAGAATACCAGCCTCGCAGAGGAAGTGCTGGAAAAGGCAGAAAAAAACGAAACCAGTGTACTGCCATTTACACATCCTTCCTACCCTTTGCAGCTCAGGCAAATTCCGGATTTTCCACCCCTACTCTACACCCGGGGAGACGGGGCATTGGATTTCAGCCGGTCTGTGGCTATAGTTGGTACCCGCCATGCCACAGCTTATGGCAAGTCTGTAGCTGAGGAGTTGGTGGAGGCACTAGTGCCTTACAGCCCGGTGATTGTCAGTGGGTTGGCATATGGTATTGATATTGCCGCACACAAGGCGTCTCTGAAATATGGCCTACCTACCTACGGCGTACTGGCTTCAGGTACAGACATTATCTACCCCGCTGTCCATAAGCAGATAGCAAGAGATATGCTAACCAGTGGCGGACTGTTATCCGAAAATCCTCCCGGAACAAAACCTGATGCTCATCGCTTTCCAGCCCGAAACCGGATTATCGCAGGGTTGGCACAGGTCATAGTTGTGGTAGAGGCTGCAAAGAGAGGCGGGGCATTGATTACTGCACGGCTCGGCCAGGACTACAACAGAGAAGTACTTGCTGTACCGGGAAATATAGGGCAGGTTTATTCAGAAGGCTGCCATAAACTAATCAGAGAAAATGTAGCAGGTATATGCACCTGTGCCGAAGACATAGTAAATCAGCTTGGATGGCTCCATTCCGGTAGTGAAACCACTCAGGCAGTAACCCTGGATCTCAGTAATTTTAATGAGAAGGAACAAAAGGTCATCACATTATTATCGGAAAATAAATTTGAGATGGACCTGGATGACCTGTGTGTAAGAACTAAAATGCGCGTGAGCGAGATGGCTTCAGTATTATTAAGTCTCGAATTGCAGGGACTCGTTTCTCCACTTCCGGGAAGAAGGTACCGCCTGAAACTGGCCATTACCGGCACCGCCCAGACCTCACTATTTGTATGA
- a CDS encoding SDR family oxidoreductase, giving the protein MKKLIVVTSGTKGIGRAVIRLFAEHGFDVATCARTEKDLKKLKKEIEAEYESEVFYHPTDMSVQSEVNTFISYLKTLDRPVDVLVNNTGFFTPGGVLDEDFSNLSKMMDTNVYSAFHMSQAIGKEMRRRKKGYIFNVCSIASIVAYANGGSYAITKHAMLGMSRVLREELKEHNVRVSSVMPGATLTASWEGVDLPEERFMKAEDVAEAIFSAYTMSPRSVVEEIIIRPQLGDI; this is encoded by the coding sequence ATGAAAAAACTGATAGTGGTCACTAGTGGCACAAAAGGCATAGGCCGTGCAGTAATCAGGTTATTTGCAGAGCATGGGTTTGATGTGGCAACCTGTGCCCGTACGGAAAAAGACCTTAAAAAGTTGAAAAAGGAAATAGAAGCAGAGTATGAAAGCGAGGTTTTCTATCATCCTACCGATATGTCTGTACAGTCTGAGGTAAATACATTTATTAGCTATCTGAAGACGCTGGATCGCCCGGTGGATGTGCTTGTTAATAATACAGGATTTTTTACCCCCGGCGGAGTGCTTGATGAGGACTTTAGTAATCTGTCAAAAATGATGGATACCAATGTTTATAGTGCCTTTCATATGTCGCAAGCTATCGGTAAGGAGATGCGCCGAAGAAAGAAGGGCTATATTTTTAATGTATGCAGTATTGCCAGCATAGTAGCTTATGCAAACGGCGGATCCTATGCTATCACCAAGCATGCTATGCTGGGCATGAGCCGGGTGCTGCGTGAGGAGCTTAAAGAGCACAACGTCAGGGTATCTTCTGTAATGCCCGGGGCTACCCTTACGGCCAGTTGGGAAGGGGTTGATTTGCCCGAAGAACGGTTCATGAAAGCTGAAGATGTGGCTGAGGCTATATTTTCTGCCTATACTATGTCTCCCCGCTCTGTGGTAGAGGAGATCATTATAAGGCCTCAATTGGGAGACATCTGA
- a CDS encoding outer membrane beta-barrel protein, giving the protein MEKRTLIPGILCLVMMLGSLSAFAQFYVEAGVTGTDAVEDEYTAHIKPDIGIVMHAGAAFDLAKNLKGQGGLGFSTLNFSQSFSGGSYSSHIVTMDLPLSLRYRIANPIEFSGGIQLSFPSGLSVLGNSYEDEMKGLALFYMAGLDFHIHKDISITVNGLLGSGDLFTYQDVDEYGEISSVETLRLSSLRISLKINLAHFD; this is encoded by the coding sequence ATGGAAAAAAGAACACTCATACCAGGCATACTATGTCTGGTGATGATGCTTGGAAGCCTGTCAGCATTCGCCCAGTTTTATGTGGAAGCAGGCGTAACAGGCACTGATGCAGTAGAAGATGAGTACACTGCTCATATTAAGCCCGATATAGGGATAGTCATGCATGCCGGTGCGGCATTTGACCTGGCTAAGAACCTCAAAGGACAAGGTGGATTAGGCTTCAGCACCCTAAACTTTTCGCAGAGTTTTTCAGGCGGCTCCTATTCATCACACATTGTGACTATGGACCTGCCACTTAGTCTCAGATACCGCATTGCAAACCCAATAGAATTCAGCGGTGGTATTCAGCTTAGTTTCCCCTCCGGCCTTTCTGTACTAGGAAATTCTTATGAGGATGAGATGAAAGGCCTGGCTCTGTTTTACATGGCTGGCTTAGACTTTCATATTCACAAGGATATAAGTATTACTGTGAACGGACTGCTGGGATCAGGAGACCTTTTTACTTATCAGGATGTGGATGAGTATGGTGAAATCAGCTCAGTAGAAACACTCAGGCTGAGTAGCCTTCGTATCAGTTTAAAGATCAACCTGGCACACTTTGACTAA
- the ispG gene encoding (E)-4-hydroxy-3-methylbut-2-enyl-diphosphate synthase, giving the protein MTMISEQVNPAREYCGSLTEYKRRTTREVNIGGVPLGGDNPVRIQSMTTVDTMDTEGSIEQTIRMVEAGCEYVRITAPSIKEAQNLEEIRNGLRQRGYKVPLVADIHFTPNAAELAARIVEKVRINPGNYADKKKFETIDYTDEAYEAELQRIREKFTPLVELCKAHGTAMRIGTNHGSLSDRIMSRYGDTPLGMVESALEFLRICEDLEYYDIVLSMKSSNPQVMVQAYRLLVQKLHEEGLQPYPLHLGVTEAGEGEDGRIKSAVGIGTLLEDGLGDTVRVSLTEEPEEEAPVAAIMVNRYAHRPGHDGIEPVVQSPVDPYAYTRRHTLEVGAIGGNQVPRVVADISRINNPEYKDFKSIGHFYLPEPDKWRMNDLGADYIYSGSQPVQWMLPNGLKEWLDYDVWLMADDKENKIPVLTAGQLLEEGERHREINVLKIQDDEWSDAIAARLREDLTLVVLLHTTNTHAMPAMRRFFFRLIDENLDTPVVILRDFPDLSPDEFQIYAATDTGGLLIDGMGDGVMFGTTNLKERKRESLLEAIKMYNNTAFGILQAARTRMTKTEYISCPSCGRTLFDLQETTAMIRKRTDHLKGVKIGIMGCIVNGPGEMADADYGYVGSGKGKITLYKGQEVIKRSVPSAKAVDELIEIIREDGRWIEPEMA; this is encoded by the coding sequence ATGACAATGATAAGTGAGCAGGTCAACCCGGCCAGAGAATACTGTGGTAGTCTGACAGAATATAAGCGACGAACCACGCGCGAAGTAAATATCGGCGGCGTACCCCTGGGAGGAGATAATCCCGTGCGTATTCAGTCTATGACCACTGTGGATACGATGGATACGGAAGGCAGTATCGAGCAGACGATTCGGATGGTAGAGGCTGGCTGCGAGTATGTACGTATCACCGCTCCAAGTATTAAGGAGGCCCAGAACCTTGAGGAGATCCGTAATGGCCTTAGACAAAGAGGGTATAAGGTTCCCCTTGTCGCAGATATCCATTTCACCCCAAATGCAGCGGAACTGGCTGCCCGTATCGTGGAAAAGGTGCGAATTAATCCGGGGAACTATGCTGATAAGAAAAAATTCGAAACAATCGACTATACGGATGAAGCCTATGAAGCTGAGTTGCAACGCATCCGTGAAAAATTTACGCCCCTTGTAGAACTGTGTAAAGCCCATGGCACGGCCATGCGCATAGGAACTAATCACGGCTCGTTGAGTGACCGAATCATGAGCCGCTATGGCGATACGCCCCTTGGTATGGTAGAGTCAGCATTAGAATTCCTTCGCATTTGTGAAGACCTGGAGTATTATGACATCGTCCTGAGCATGAAGTCTAGCAACCCACAGGTGATGGTACAAGCCTATCGTCTTTTGGTGCAGAAACTGCATGAAGAAGGGCTTCAGCCTTATCCCTTGCATCTTGGAGTAACAGAAGCCGGTGAAGGGGAAGATGGGCGGATTAAAAGTGCGGTGGGTATAGGTACGTTACTGGAAGATGGTCTGGGAGATACCGTACGGGTGTCTCTTACGGAAGAGCCGGAAGAGGAGGCACCGGTAGCAGCTATAATGGTGAACCGCTATGCACACCGCCCAGGTCATGATGGTATAGAGCCTGTGGTCCAGAGTCCTGTGGACCCGTATGCTTATACCCGCCGGCATACCCTTGAGGTGGGGGCTATCGGAGGAAACCAGGTGCCCCGGGTGGTAGCTGATATTTCGCGGATTAATAACCCTGAGTATAAAGACTTCAAATCCATAGGTCATTTTTACCTGCCTGAGCCGGACAAATGGCGAATGAATGACTTGGGGGCTGATTACATCTATAGTGGCTCACAGCCCGTGCAGTGGATGTTACCCAATGGCCTGAAAGAATGGCTAGACTATGATGTATGGCTGATGGCTGATGATAAAGAGAACAAGATACCTGTACTTACTGCCGGCCAGTTACTGGAAGAGGGGGAGCGTCATCGTGAGATCAATGTCCTGAAAATACAAGATGACGAGTGGTCTGATGCCATCGCTGCAAGGCTGAGAGAGGACCTGACGCTGGTGGTGCTTCTGCACACCACTAATACGCATGCTATGCCGGCAATGAGGCGGTTCTTTTTCCGGCTGATAGATGAAAACCTGGATACTCCCGTGGTCATTTTAAGGGATTTCCCGGACCTGTCACCTGACGAATTTCAGATATATGCTGCCACCGATACAGGAGGTCTGCTGATTGATGGCATGGGTGACGGCGTCATGTTTGGCACCACTAATCTTAAGGAGAGGAAAAGAGAATCTTTACTTGAGGCTATAAAAATGTATAATAATACGGCCTTTGGTATATTGCAGGCGGCGCGCACACGCATGACAAAAACGGAGTACATTTCCTGTCCCAGTTGTGGTCGTACCTTATTTGATCTGCAGGAAACCACTGCAATGATCAGGAAACGGACGGACCACCTGAAAGGGGTGAAAATCGGAATAATGGGCTGTATAGTGAACGGTCCGGGTGAGATGGCTGATGCGGACTACGGTTATGTAGGCAGTGGTAAAGGCAAGATCACTCTGTACAAAGGGCAGGAGGTTATCAAACGGTCCGTACCCTCTGCTAAAGCGGTTGATGAACTGATCGAAATAATTCGGGAGGATGGCCGCTGGATCGAACCCGAAATGGCGTGA
- a CDS encoding adenylate/guanylate cyclase domain-containing protein, whose protein sequence is MIRRFFYGWLAMASAWIICTCLYVLIIVQAVKLFMDLASIDSQELGIRFDIFLTTESLIMQAALFGLFFGTLFFFINIFFDRSIINKQAFGRILLIKSLLYFVALVLVTLFVSTLMKSVGYYPQYITLVASTESLLQYFFLGVAPFFTILILLMNLLMLVTRKFGIGLLLSLFTGKYHQPISEERIFMFIDLRSSTTYAEQLGHIRYSKLIQDCFFVLNEIVDKYHGTIYQYVGDEAVVTWPVKHGLRKARCLEMFFAYVNKIKSRSPKYLDRFGLVPEFKAGAHIGTVTAAEVGDIKREIAYHGDTLNTAARVQSLCNSYQSELLVTKDLLERIVLPKELKARPMGKTELKGKLNMVEIYALYQSDKPGQIIEQSQPKIYRPDEV, encoded by the coding sequence ATGATCAGAAGATTTTTTTACGGGTGGCTGGCCATGGCCTCTGCCTGGATTATTTGTACTTGCCTGTACGTACTTATCATCGTACAGGCAGTCAAGCTTTTTATGGACCTTGCCAGTATTGACTCTCAGGAGTTAGGAATTCGATTCGATATTTTCCTGACCACTGAATCGCTGATTATGCAGGCTGCCCTGTTTGGCCTTTTCTTTGGCACCCTTTTCTTCTTTATAAATATCTTTTTCGACCGGTCAATAATAAATAAGCAAGCCTTCGGTCGAATACTGCTCATCAAAAGTCTTCTATATTTTGTAGCACTGGTTCTGGTCACACTATTCGTCAGCACCCTTATGAAATCTGTAGGGTATTACCCTCAATACATTACCCTCGTAGCCTCCACAGAAAGTCTGTTACAGTACTTTTTTCTGGGAGTAGCTCCTTTCTTTACTATTCTCATCCTGCTGATGAACCTTTTAATGCTGGTGACCAGAAAGTTCGGAATCGGCCTGCTACTCTCATTATTTACTGGAAAATATCATCAGCCTATCTCTGAAGAGCGCATATTCATGTTTATCGATCTGCGTAGCAGCACTACCTACGCCGAACAGCTGGGGCACATTCGCTATAGTAAATTGATCCAGGATTGCTTTTTTGTGCTGAATGAGATCGTTGACAAATATCACGGTACGATCTACCAGTATGTAGGTGATGAGGCGGTAGTTACATGGCCTGTGAAACATGGCCTTAGAAAAGCCCGCTGCCTGGAAATGTTCTTCGCTTATGTCAATAAAATCAAGTCCAGGTCGCCCAAATACCTGGATCGGTTCGGGCTGGTGCCTGAATTTAAAGCTGGCGCACACATTGGAACTGTAACGGCTGCCGAAGTTGGAGACATAAAGCGGGAGATCGCCTACCATGGTGACACACTCAACACGGCTGCCAGGGTACAGTCATTGTGCAACTCCTACCAGTCTGAACTATTAGTTACAAAGGACCTCCTGGAGCGTATCGTTTTACCCAAAGAGCTAAAAGCCCGCCCGATGGGTAAAACTGAGCTCAAGGGAAAGCTGAATATGGTGGAAATCTATGCCCTTTATCAAAGTGACAAGCCAGGTCAGATTATCGAGCAAAGCCAACCCAAAATATATCGCCCCGATGAGGTGTGA
- a CDS encoding MlaE family ABC transporter permease yields the protein MHSIGKYFIFISNLFVNRESPRVYIRLIIDECIKIGVNSIFIVVIISTFIGAVTAIQTAYNLVSPLIQDWVIGLIVRDMTILELAPTITAIVFAGKVGSNLAGELGTMRITEQVDALEVMGINSVTYLVLPKIIASVLMYPLLVILAMFLSIYGGFLAGTLTGVITENEYIYGIRADFNEYTVTFAMIKSLVFAFLVASISSYKGFYTTGGALEVGQSSTKAVTNSCIAILCADYLLSQLLL from the coding sequence ATGCATAGCATAGGGAAGTATTTTATTTTTATAAGCAATTTATTTGTTAACCGAGAGTCGCCCCGCGTCTACATTCGACTTATTATTGATGAATGTATTAAGATCGGAGTTAACTCAATATTCATTGTTGTCATCATCTCCACTTTTATAGGTGCGGTTACCGCCATACAGACAGCCTATAACCTGGTCAGCCCCTTGATTCAGGACTGGGTAATAGGCCTTATCGTCAGAGATATGACCATACTGGAGCTTGCGCCGACTATTACGGCCATTGTTTTTGCCGGCAAGGTAGGGTCTAACCTGGCTGGTGAGCTCGGTACCATGCGAATTACCGAGCAGGTGGATGCACTGGAAGTAATGGGTATAAATAGTGTGACCTACCTGGTCTTACCCAAGATAATCGCATCAGTACTCATGTACCCCTTGTTAGTCATACTAGCCATGTTTCTAAGCATTTATGGTGGTTTTCTAGCAGGCACACTCACTGGTGTTATCACCGAAAATGAATACATTTATGGCATACGGGCTGACTTTAACGAATACACTGTTACGTTTGCCATGATCAAGAGCCTGGTATTTGCCTTTCTTGTAGCCTCTATTTCTTCTTATAAGGGATTTTACACCACAGGCGGAGCCCTGGAGGTAGGACAGTCCAGCACCAAAGCAGTGACCAATAGCTGTATTGCCATTCTTTGTGCTGACTACCTTCTTTCTCAATTACTACTGTAA
- a CDS encoding PhzF family phenazine biosynthesis protein, with amino-acid sequence MNQTLALYQVDAFTSSLFGGNPAAVVPLQEWPSDKLLQQIARENNLSETAFIVAEGDGYGLRWFTPAVEVDLCGHATLATAHVLFRHLDFNKERIIFQTRSGQLQVSRERDLYVMDFPADKPKSYDARLLPENLMGSEPEAVYDARYLMTIYPHQASLENLRPDFRTMASLPWLGVIATAPADSPDLDFVSRFFCPKAGIDEDPVTGSAHTILTPYWAERLNKNALYAKQISHREGNLLCTLNHDRVLLKGQAVTYLKGEISIPQIAEKTY; translated from the coding sequence ATGAACCAGACCCTTGCCTTATACCAGGTAGATGCATTTACTTCCTCACTTTTTGGTGGTAATCCGGCTGCGGTGGTACCACTGCAGGAATGGCCTTCAGATAAGTTGCTACAGCAGATTGCCAGGGAAAATAACCTTAGCGAAACAGCATTCATTGTAGCAGAAGGCGACGGCTATGGCCTTAGGTGGTTTACTCCTGCTGTTGAAGTAGACCTCTGCGGCCACGCTACCCTTGCCACAGCTCATGTCCTTTTCAGGCATCTTGATTTCAATAAGGAGAGGATCATCTTTCAGACCCGAAGTGGCCAATTGCAGGTAAGCCGTGAGAGGGACCTGTATGTGATGGACTTTCCGGCTGACAAACCTAAAAGCTACGATGCCAGGCTGCTGCCGGAAAACCTGATGGGTTCAGAGCCGGAAGCAGTATATGACGCCCGCTACCTGATGACAATATATCCTCATCAGGCATCACTGGAAAACCTTAGGCCAGACTTTCGCACCATGGCCTCCCTGCCCTGGCTGGGAGTGATTGCCACCGCTCCTGCAGACTCTCCGGATCTTGACTTTGTAAGCAGGTTCTTTTGCCCTAAAGCTGGAATAGACGAAGATCCTGTAACAGGGTCAGCCCACACTATCCTTACCCCCTACTGGGCTGAAAGACTTAATAAAAATGCACTCTATGCCAAGCAAATAAGCCATAGAGAAGGCAACCTCCTGTGTACTCTTAATCATGACCGGGTACTCTTAAAAGGCCAGGCTGTCACATATCTTAAGGGAGAAATAAGTATTCCTCAGATAGCGGAAAAGACTTATTAA
- a CDS encoding CapA family protein, with protein sequence MVFRILVRVLAVAPFVFFACKPGQMSRSTSNQEMAARQDSIARMDSIRIADSLAVVQRKIDSLAWEKNAVAIDAYRLLKDTVTLIGVGDIMMGTNFPSEQYLPGENLLKPVNSILQDADVTFGNHEGVILNEGGDPKRCSDPDLCYIFRTPISYAPYLTEAGFDVMSLANNHAGDFGQPGRESSMKTLDSLGIYHAGQLQRPYVTFEQDGMRYGFAAFSPNTGTVSINDLDGAIDIIKHLDSISDIVIVSFHGGAEGNKYEHITREREYFYGENRGNVYEFAHTLIDNGADVIFGHGPHVTRAVEVYNDRFIAYSLGNFLTYGRFNLRGVNGIAPIVKVFTDGNGKFYKAKVTSIIQRGAGGPVVDTQDRAWKKLKELTQEDFPEVPLYFEEGGVITYIKQ encoded by the coding sequence ATGGTATTCCGTATTCTTGTCCGGGTTCTTGCCGTGGCCCCATTTGTATTCTTTGCGTGTAAACCAGGCCAGATGAGCCGCTCCACCTCCAACCAGGAGATGGCGGCCAGGCAGGACTCCATTGCACGAATGGATAGTATACGCATAGCCGATTCGCTCGCCGTGGTACAGCGTAAAATTGATTCCCTCGCCTGGGAAAAGAATGCCGTTGCTATAGATGCCTACCGGCTGCTAAAAGATACCGTAACCCTGATTGGTGTGGGAGACATTATGATGGGCACTAACTTTCCCTCCGAGCAATACCTGCCCGGAGAAAACCTGCTGAAACCTGTCAATAGTATCCTGCAGGATGCAGATGTCACATTTGGCAATCATGAAGGGGTTATATTAAATGAAGGCGGTGACCCCAAGCGTTGTAGTGACCCTGATCTGTGCTATATATTCCGTACGCCAATATCCTACGCCCCCTATCTGACAGAGGCCGGATTCGATGTTATGAGCCTGGCTAATAACCATGCCGGTGACTTCGGGCAACCCGGTCGTGAGAGTAGCATGAAAACACTTGATAGTCTGGGCATATACCATGCAGGCCAGCTACAAAGGCCTTATGTTACGTTTGAACAGGATGGCATGCGATATGGATTTGCTGCCTTTTCACCTAATACCGGTACCGTAAGCATAAATGATCTCGACGGGGCGATAGATATTATTAAGCATCTGGATTCTATCTCAGATATTGTAATAGTATCATTTCATGGAGGAGCAGAAGGCAATAAATACGAGCATATTACAAGAGAAAGAGAATACTTCTATGGTGAGAACAGGGGAAACGTATATGAATTTGCCCATACACTAATAGACAACGGGGCAGATGTGATATTCGGTCATGGCCCTCATGTCACACGGGCTGTAGAGGTGTACAATGATAGATTTATCGCCTATAGTCTTGGTAATTTCCTCACTTATGGACGTTTTAACCTCCGGGGTGTTAATGGCATAGCGCCTATCGTAAAAGTCTTTACAGATGGAAACGGAAAATTTTATAAAGCTAAGGTAACGAGCATTATCCAACGTGGGGCAGGTGGTCCGGTTGTAGATACACAGGATCGTGCATGGAAAAAACTTAAAGAACTTACACAAGAGGATTTTCCAGAGGTACCCCTGTATTTTGAAGAGGGGGGTGTAATTACCTATATTAAACAATAA